The DNA segment GacaaagacaatttgaacttagAAGTATTACGCCATGTTGTTTATCATATAATACTTCATTAATGAGGATCAGGGAacaaaaaagatttttaaaaaaaaaagagaaataaaaaattcATGCCATTAATAAAagtaattgaaagaaataaaataatcagtcttttaatttttgaattgacCGACAAGTTTTTAAGTCTAGGATCTTTTTGTTTTGCAGTTTAGCCCATCAtctaaaataaagcaaaaaaggTATTTTCTGAATAATTTTTTTATACAGAATATAAACTACTACTACTTTTCTAAAGATTAACAATTATCAAATTTTAAGTTGACTCTATATCAATCTTTAATTTAGAATAATATTTGGAATAAAGtagaatgaaaaaagaaaaaggaatattTCAGTACTAGGGTTTTTGTCCAAAGCTTTAGCCAACACTCTCTCTCACGTTGGCTTTTCCCCTCTCACGTTCGCCATAATTTTAGCTGATTTTGCTAAAACCGTAACTTAAAGGTACAttgattcttttttcttttttcctgaaAATTTGTGGAGAAGGATTTTATGTGTATTTCAAGTTTTGATTTTTATCACACACAAATTTGCGTGTACTCTAATTCTAGCTCAGTTTTTATGCTAAAAAGCTTTTTGCGTGTGTTGAAGGAAACACCAAAACTGGGGTAAAGGACTCCCTTGTAACAAATATTGTTCTAGAGTGGGgtatttaattgatttttttctggggttatttgattttgagttttCTTTAGCTCGCGTATATTCTGTTACTTTTTTAGAAGTTTAGATTTTTATAATCCCAAAAATTTATCGTGCTTACTTGCTTcttgtctatttttttttttggttcaaaAATAATTTGTTTCCTCTTATTTATTGCTATTGAAGCAGCAGCAAATTTTGGCAATGGCAACATCTGCTTGGGACATCACTGCAACAGAATTCTTACAAGTATGATTATTACTGATTTTTTTCTAGAATATGTTCTGTATAATGATGTTGAGTAAATTGTTTAATTCTGACATTTATTTAAATTGCAGGGTTTTGATAGACAAAAGCTAGCATTACCCAGACATTCCAGTAAGCAGACGAATCGTTTGCTTTGGGGTACACTTCCAAGACAAAGCCCTGTTAAGCATTCACATAAGAATTTGAGTTTAAGGTCTCATATTCCGGCGAAGATTAGAGCTGTGGTTTCGAGGGATATCAGCAGCGTCGTTAATGAAGATGTTCAGGTGGTTGCCGAGAAGGTGATGCATTTATATCGTGTTCCATTTCTACAGGACAGTGCCACTGCTGAGCTTCTCAAGCTGGTTCAGACAAAGGTCTCTAATCAGATAATTGGCTTGAAAACAGAACAGTGTTTCAACATCGGGCTCAATTCAGATATTTCAAGTGAGAAACTTTCTGTGCTTAAATGGGTTTTAGGAGAAACTTATGAACCTGAGAACTTGGGAAGTGAGAGTTTCCTCGATGAGGAGAAGAGGAAAATTCCAGATGCATATATCATTGAAGTTGGTCCACGGTTATCTTTCACTACGGCGTGGTCTGCTAATGCAGTGTCCATTTGCCAAGCATGCGGATTAACAGAGATAAATAGAATGGAGCGTTCTAGGAGGTATTTATTATATGTCGACGGGTCACTTCTGGATAGTCAAATTAATGAGTTTGCTTCAATGGTTCATGATCGGATGACAGAGTGTGTTTATGTTGAGAAGCTTAATTCTTTCAAGACAAGCATAGTTCCAGAGGAGGTTCGATATATACCCGTCATAGAAAGGGGTCGAAAGGCATTGGAGGAGATTAATGAGAAAATGGGCTTGGCTTTTGATGAGCAAGACTTACAGTACTACATCAAACTTTTCAGGGATGACATGAAGCGAAACCCGACGAATGTGGAATTATTTGATATTGCTCAATCTAACAGCGAGCATAGTAGGCACTGGTTCTTTACAGGGAAACTTGTGATAGATGGTCAACCTGCAGATAAGACTCTTATGCAGATCGTCAAGAGCACTTTGCTTGCAAATCCAAACAATTCGGTTATtggtttcaaagataattccagcGCTATCAAGGGGTTTCGAGTGAAGCAATTGCGACCTATCAAGCCTGGTTCGGCATGCTTCTTGGTCATGATTACCAGTGACCTAGCTATCTTGTTTACTGCAGAAACCCACAATTTCCCTTGTGCTGTGGCACCTTATCCTGGTGCCGAGACAGGTGCAGGCGGCCGTATCCGGGATACCCATGCTACTGGAAGGGGTTCTTTTGTTGTTGCATCTACAGCCGGATATTGTGTTGGAAATCTTCATATTGAAGGTTCATATGCTCCTTGGGAAGATCCTTCTTTCACATACCCAGCAAATTTGGCTTCACCGCTGCAGATCCTTATTGATGCTAGTAATGGAGCATCGGACTATGGGAACAAATTCGGGGAGCCTTTGATTCAGGGTTATTGTCGAACGTTTGGAATGAGACTGCCAAGTGGCGAGAGGAGGGAATGGTTGAAGCCGATCATGTTTAGTGCTGGCATTGGGCAAATAGATCACCTTCACTTATCAAAGGGAGAACCCGAGATTGGTATGTTGGTAGTTAAGATTGGAGGACCAGCATATCGTATTGGAATGGGAGGTGGCGCTGCATCCAGCATGGTCAGTGGACAGAATGATGCCGAGCTTGACTTCAACGCCGTGCAGCGTGGAGATGCTGAGATGGCACAGAAGTTGTATCGGGTTGTTCGTGCTTGCATTGAGATAGGGGACAACAACCCGATCATAAGTATTCATGATCAGGGTGCTGGTGGAAACTGTAATGTTGTGAAGGAAATAATACATCCACAGGGCGCCAAAATTGATATAAGGGCAATTGTAGTTGGCGATCACACGATGTCTGTTCTGGAAATTTGGGGTGCAGAATATCAGGAGCAAGATGCCATACTAGTGAAGCCTGAAAGTCGTGATCTTTTGCAAGCAATCTGTGCGAGGGAAAGAGTTTCCATGGCTGTTATTGGAACAATTAATGGTGAAGGGCGTATTGTCCTGGAGGATAGCGTGGCAATTGAAAAAACCAGGTCTGGTGGACTGCCCTCATCCTTAAAgtaaaactaaaattaatttcTTAAAGAATAACAATCATGAATTTTATTACCTAAGTTGACTAGATATCTATCACTCAATTACAAACCTCTGTCAATTCCGCcctaaaacaacaacaacatacccagtatattcCTTGGGCAATTCCGCCCTAAAACTAATGATAATaaattatattaaatttttaatCAGGCATTTGTTCTTAGAAGAgtaatttaagttttaaaaaaaaggaatatCTCACTACTAAGCTTTTGTCCAAAAGTTCCAACACATTCACTGGCGGTGctcaaaactgaatttttttatGGATGCTGAAAATTTGTGGAAGAAAgaataaatatttatttcaagttttgatTTTTGGCCATGATATTTGTTGATTTTGGTAAAGCAGTAACTCAAAGCTATTTTCTTGTTGTCaaaattgtatattttttttgtatgctGAAAATTTTGGAGAAAGATTAATATTTATTTCTGAGTGTTGGTTTTTGCAGTGCAATGCTGGTGTGTATGGCATTCTTGGTCCAATTTTTGTGCTAAAAAGCATCTGGTTGTTTGTTTATTGAGAAAGAACCAAAATTTGATCTTTTTTCTTATGCTGAAAATTTGAGGATAAAGATTAAATTTTTATTTCAGGCTTTGATTTTTAGCATGCAAAACTTGTGTGTAAGCGATTCTAGCTCCATCTTTTATTCTAAAAAGCAATTGAAAAATGCAGGTCTAGTGGATTGCCTCCTCCTCCACCTGCAGTGGATCTTGAGCTTGAGAAGGTGCTTGGCGATATGCCTAAAAAGACATTTGAATTTCGTCGCATGAACTATCTGCGTGAACCACTTGATATTGCTCCTGCAACAACAGTCTTAGATTCATTGAAGAGGGTCCTGAGGCTCCCTTCTGTTTGTTCGAAAAGGTTCTTGACCACTAAAGTTGACAGGTGTGTCACAGGCCTTGTGGCACAGCAGCAAACTGTGGGTCCCCTGCAGATTCCTCTTGCTGATGTTGCTGTTATAGCTCAAACTTATACAGACTTAACTGGAGGTGCATGCTCAATCGGGGAGCAGCCAATAAAAGGTCTTTTGGATCCAAAAGCAATGGCACGGCTGGCTGTCGGAGAAGCACTCACAAATCTTGTTTGGGCGAAAATTAcatctctttctgatgttaaaGCAAGTGGGAATTGGATGTATGCTGCAAAGCTAGATGGTGAAGGAGCTGCAATGTATGACGCTGCTGTTGCTCTTTCTGAAGCTATGATTGAACTTGGAATTGCAATTGATGGGGGGAAAGACAGCCTTTCCATGGCAGCCCACTCGTCTGGGGAAGTTGTTAAAGCCCCAGGGAATCTAGTCATCAGTACCTATGTGACATGTCCTGATATAACCAAGACAGTTACGCCAGACTTGAAgcttggagatgatggtgtactGCTTCATATTGACTTGGCTAAAGGAAAACGACGACTTGGTGGATCTGCTCTTGCCCAGGTTTTTGATCAAATTGGGGACGAAAGTCCTGATCTGGATGACGTATCTTATCTTAAGACTGTTTTTAATGAGGTTCAGAATCTAATCTCTGATGAGCTGATATCTGCTGGTCATGATATCAGTGATGGGGGACTTTTAGTGAATGCTCTGGAAATGGCATTCGCAGGGAACTGTGGCATTCACTTGGATTTAACTTCTTTAGGGAGTAGTGTACCCCAAACACTTTTTGCAGAGGAGCTTGGCCTGCTCATTGAAGTTAGCAGGAAGAACTTGGATTTAGTTCTGGAAAAGCTCTGCAGTGGTGCTGTTTCAGCTAATATTATTGGTCAAGTTACTTCATCTCCAATAGTTGAATTGAGGGTTGACGGGGTTACTCATTTGAATGACAAAACTTCTGTGCTCAGGGATATGTGGGAAGAAACCAGCTTTCAATTGGAAAAGCTCCAAAGACTGGCTTCGTGTGTAGAATTAGAAAAAGAAGGATTGAAGAATCGGCATGAACCATCCTGGAAACTATCCTTCACACCAACATTTACTGATGATAAGTATATGACTGCCGTTTCAAAGCCAAAGGTCGCAATTATTCGCGAGGAAGGCAGCAATGGTGATAGAGAAATGACTGCAGCTTTTTATGCTGCTGGATTTGAGCCATGGGATGTTGCAATGTCAGACCTTCTCAATGGAGTCATCATGCTTGATGAATTTAGAGGAATTGTGTTTGTTGGAGGTTTTAGTTATGCTGACGTGCTTGATTCTGCAAAAGGCTGGGCAGCGTCCATTCGCTTTAATCAACCTCTTTTAAACCAATTTCAGGCATTTTATAACCGTCCAGACACTTTCAGCCTTGGAGTTTGCAATGGGTGCCAACTTATGGCTCTGTTGGGTTGGGTTCCGGGGCCCCAAGTGGGAGGTGTTTTCGGTGCCGGCGGGGACCCATCACAGCCTAGGTTTGTACATAATGAGTCTGGAAGGTTTGAATGCCGCTTCACGAGTGTGACAATAGAAGAATCACCGGCCATAATGTTCAAAGGTATGGAAGGTAGTACACTGGGCGTTTGGGCTGC comes from the Nicotiana tabacum cultivar K326 chromosome 14, ASM71507v2, whole genome shotgun sequence genome and includes:
- the LOC107771670 gene encoding putative phosphoribosylformylglycinamidine synthase, chloroplastic/mitochondrial, which translates into the protein MATSAWDITATEFLQGFDRQKLALPRHSSKQTNRLLWGTLPRQSPVKHSHKNLSLRSHIPAKIRAVVSRDISSVVNEDVQVVAEKVMHLYRVPFLQDSATAELLKLVQTKVSNQIIGLKTEQCFNIGLNSDISSEKLSVLKWVLGETYEPENLGSESFLDEEKRKIPDAYIIEVGPRLSFTTAWSANAVSICQACGLTEINRMERSRRYLLYVDGSLLDSQINEFASMVHDRMTECVYVEKLNSFKTSIVPEEVRYIPVIERGRKALEEINEKMGLAFDEQDLQYYIKLFRDDMKRNPTNVELFDIAQSNSEHSRHWFFTGKLVIDGQPADKTLMQIVKSTLLANPNNSVIGFKDNSSAIKGFRVKQLRPIKPGSACFLVMITSDLAILFTAETHNFPCAVAPYPGAETGAGGRIRDTHATGRGSFVVASTAGYCVGNLHIEGSYAPWEDPSFTYPANLASPLQILIDASNGASDYGNKFGEPLIQGYCRTFGMRLPSGERREWLKPIMFSAGIGQIDHLHLSKGEPEIGMLVVKIGGPAYRIGMGGGAASSMVSGQNDAELDFNAVQRGDAEMAQKLYRVVRACIEIGDNNPIISIHDQGAGGNCNVVKEIIHPQGAKIDIRAIVVGDHTMSVLEIWGAEYQEQDAILVKPESRDLLQAICARERVSMAVIGTINGEGRIVLEDSVAIEKTRSSGLPPPPPAVDLELEKVLGDMPKKTFEFRRMNYLREPLDIAPATTVLDSLKRVLRLPSVCSKRFLTTKVDRCVTGLVAQQQTVGPLQIPLADVAVIAQTYTDLTGGACSIGEQPIKGLLDPKAMARLAVGEALTNLVWAKITSLSDVKASGNWMYAAKLDGEGAAMYDAAVALSEAMIELGIAIDGGKDSLSMAAHSSGEVVKAPGNLVISTYVTCPDITKTVTPDLKLGDDGVLLHIDLAKGKRRLGGSALAQVFDQIGDESPDLDDVSYLKTVFNEVQNLISDELISAGHDISDGGLLVNALEMAFAGNCGIHLDLTSLGSSVPQTLFAEELGLLIEVSRKNLDLVLEKLCSGAVSANIIGQVTSSPIVELRVDGVTHLNDKTSVLRDMWEETSFQLEKLQRLASCVELEKEGLKNRHEPSWKLSFTPTFTDDKYMTAVSKPKVAIIREEGSNGDREMTAAFYAAGFEPWDVAMSDLLNGVIMLDEFRGIVFVGGFSYADVLDSAKGWAASIRFNQPLLNQFQAFYNRPDTFSLGVCNGCQLMALLGWVPGPQVGGVFGAGGDPSQPRFVHNESGRFECRFTSVTIEESPAIMFKGMEGSTLGVWAAHGEGRAYFPDDSVFNHIVGSNLAPVKYCDDDGRPTDIYPFNLNGSPLGVAAICSPDGRHLAIMPHPERCFLMWQFPWYPKNWDVEKKGPSPWLRMFQNAREWCS